A single Lactuca sativa cultivar Salinas chromosome 8, Lsat_Salinas_v11, whole genome shotgun sequence DNA region contains:
- the LOC111893148 gene encoding cytochrome P450 86A1: protein MEAELMIVFMVVATSSAYLLWFHHLSRHLSGPKVYPFFGSLPVLFLNRSRIHDWIAGNLRNSGGGGTYQTTTIAIPFFARKQGFYTVTCNPKNIEHILRTRFDNYPKGPTWQTAFHDLLGQGIFNSDGETWLIQRKTAALEFTTRTLRQAMARWVSRTIKTRLWRILEKASEERFPVDLQDLLLRLTFDNICGLTFGKDPETLSLELSENPFATAFDSATEATLQRLLYPGFLWRLKKLFGIGAEMRLKKSLQVVENYMTDALTARKLNPSDDLLSRFIKKRDVDGNIFPNHVLKRIALNFVLAGRDTSSVALSWFFYLVMNNPLIEAKIINELTAVLKDSRGNDPNTWISDPLIFDEADRLEYLKAALAETLRLYPSVPEDFKYVINDDVLPDGTRVPAGSTVTYSIYSVGRMKSVWGEDCLEFKPERWLSATGDRFEPPKDGYKFVAFNAGPRTCLGKDLAYLQMKSVVSAVLLRYRLKLVPGHRVEQKMSLTLFMKNGLKVYLQPRDLISA, encoded by the coding sequence ATGGAAGCTGAGCTCATGATCGTCTTCATGGTAGTAGCCACCTCTTCAGCCTACCTCCTCTGGTTCCACCACCTCTCCCGTCATCTTTCTGGCCCCAAAGTCTATCCTTTCTTCGGCAGCCTTCCTGTTCTCTTCCTAAATAGGTCTCGGATCCACGATTGGATCGCCGGAAACCTACGAAATTCCGGTGGTGGCGGGACTTATCAGACCACCACTATCGCCATACCATTCTTTGCACGTAAACAAGGGTTTTATACGGTTACTTGTAACCCGAAAAACATTGAGCACATACTCCGGACCCGATTTGATAACTACCCTAAAGGACCCACATGGCAAACGGCGTTTCATGATCTTTTAGGTCAAGGAATATTCAATAGCGATGGCGAAACGTGGCTGATACAGCGGAAGACGGCGGCGTTGGAATTCACGACACGCACGCTCCGGCAAGCCATGGCTAGGTGGGTTAGCAGGACTATTAAAACCAGATTGTGGCGCATTTTGGAAAAAGCCTCCGAAGAACGCTTCCCCGTCGACTTGCAAGATCTTTTACTCCGGTTAACGTTCGATAACATTTGCGGGTTGACATTTGGTAAAGACCCGGAAACGTTATCCTTAGAGTTATCGGAAAACCCATTTGCAACGGCGTTTGATTCCGCAACAGAGGCGACGCTGCAGCGGTTATTGTATCCAGGATTTCTATGGCGGTTGAAGAAGCTTTTTGGTATAGGCGCAGAAATGAGACTGAAAAAAAGCCTTCAAGTGGTCGAAAATTACATGACAGATGCTTTAACAGCTCGTAAATTAAACCCTTCAGATGATCTTCTATCGAGGTTTATCAAGAAACGAGATGTCGACGGGAATATCTTCCCAAACCACGTTTTAAAGCGCATTGCTCTGAACTTTGTTCTCGCCGGACGTGACACCTCCTCCGTCGCTCTCAGCTGGTTTTTCTATCTGGTTATGAACAACCCGTTGATCGAAGCTAAAATAATCAACGAATTGACTGCTGTGTTAAAAGATTCACGTGGAAACGATCCCAACACTTGGATTTCCGATCCTCTGATATTCGATGAAGCTGACAGGTTAGAATACCTAAAAGCAGCCCTGGCGGAGACCCTGCGATTGTATCCATCGGTGCCGGAGGATTTCAAGTACGTTATCAATGACGACGTTTTACCAGACGGAACTAGGGTTCCGGCGGGTTCAACAGTGACGTACTCCATATACTCCGTAGGGAGGATGAAGAGCGTGTGGGGTGAAGATTGTTTGGAGTTTAAACCGGAGAGGTGGCTATCGGCTACCGGAGATAGATTTGAACCGCCCAAAGATGGTTACAAGTTTGTGGCGTTTAACGCCGGACCTCGGACTTGTTTAGGTAAGGATTTGGCTTACTTACAGATGAAATCGGTGGTTTCCGCGGTTCTCCTCCGTTACCGGCTGAAGCTTGTTCCCGGTCACCGGGTGGAACAGAAGATGTCGTTGACGCTGTTTATGAAGAATGGGCTTAAGGTATACTTGCAACCACGCGATCTCATCTCCGCATAG